The DNA sequence AGGAACTTTAGCACTTCATGCAGGACAGGTTACAGACCCCACAACTGGGGCTCGTGCAGTGCCTATTTATCAAACTACTTCGTATGTGTTTAAAGACAGTGAACATGCAGCTCGATTATTCGCTCTCCAAGAATTTGGCAACATCTATAGCCGAATTATGAACCCAACTGTAGATGTTTTTGAAAAAAGAGTTGCAGAATTAGAAGGAGGGGTCGGGGCTCTTGCTGTTTCTTCCGGGTCTTCTGCTATAACATTAGCAGTAT is a window from the Candidatus Hydrogenedens sp. genome containing:
- a CDS encoding PLP-dependent transferase, whose product is MTKHQYRQGTLALHAGQVTDPTTGARAVPIYQTTSYVFKDSEHAARLFALQEFGNIYSRIMNPTVDVFEKRVAELEGGVGALAVSSGSSAITLAVLNIAHAGQNFVSSSTLYGGTYNLFAHTLAELGIEARFVDASNPENFKKKIDDKTRFLYVESIGNPANDIVDFEGIAKIA